Below is a window of Tachysurus fulvidraco isolate hzauxx_2018 chromosome 11, HZAU_PFXX_2.0, whole genome shotgun sequence DNA.
ATTGTTTCACATAAACACTGAAAGACTAAAACTAAGAACAAAGCAGCATCAAACACATCATACGATGGGTGAGCAGACTTGATGAAAAGCAGTAAAGCTATGAGTCAGTCACACAAAAACCAAGCACACACAAGTCTTAGTATAAATTCATACACTTACTTGTGTCATCTTGGCACAGTGAGAAAATATTTCAGCACTTAATAATATATAGACACATGTAGTATGAATAGATagtgttaaattatatactgtacctaaCAAGAAATGTACAGTAGGACCTTTAAGAATATCCTAAGTTTTGAAAATGCTAAATCAAGTATCACCTGCTATTTGTGTgtagttatttttgtttgtgtgaatgACACCCTCTATTCTACCAAAACGGTTCTGCTGTTGGAGCCATTAGTAAGTAATTTTGCCTGCTCTGAGAAATCCTTCTtcctgtgaggaaaaaaaatcgccCAGAGAAGCACAACTAACATAGAGATTAATGATAGATATCCTTCCCTAGCAACAGTGAGCTGGAGGAAGAGTGAATGAAATGGGTGAAATCAAACCccacacaatacacagtacaAATCAGGTTCACACCGAACACAAGAAGAGAAATCTGTCACTTGACTGCAGTCTTTTCTGCCCTCCAAATCAATTCCATGAAACGATTAAATCAATCAGAACTCTCTCCTCAGACACTTTTACTCTGCCTCATTAACACCACTATTTATTCCCTCCCCTTTTCCCACTTTTCccattcttcctttcttccataTAGTAACACCATAAATTGAATGTGGCAACATCACAAACACTTGAAAACACTGCATTTGACATTTggaactgataaaaaaaaaagcccctgGCACAAAATCATGTGTTTTACTATTATGGCTCATTATGTATATAATGAGAATAACAAGCCACAgttcatttctgtgtttaatgaGGTTACTTAAAATCTGTTTACCAAATTATGTTCCCTCTGGAGGAAAAAAATTCTGCATAAGACAGTAAGCAATTTaacttttttgcttttctctgaCATTGTCTTTAGAGAATTTTAGAAACAAAAGCGGTAaactataaataatttttgtcCCAGGTGTCCTATAGTACTGATAACATTAGACACTATTCTATTGCTAAATCATTTATTCTAAATTTTGTTACTATGTCCTGAGGTTAAGAAGCATGACTCTATGCAGGAGTCTAATGAGAATGACTTGGCTCCAGTTTCTAAGCTAATCCCAGCATTGTCACAGATAGCAGAATGGAACTTCAATCCTGCAAATAATAATGAGAACACAGTGTACACCCAGAGCAAATTTCTCACCCAGTAAGAAATTcaaagtaagtaaaaaaaaaaaaaaatagatcacTTACAGTGAGGAGGGCGGCCTAGGCTGCTATTAGTACTGTCATTGGATTGGTTGCtggacacagaggacacactgGCACTGCGGATGAAGCTGAAAGCAGCCAGGCGAGCAGTGGGTAAGTGGGAGAAACCCGGTGGGCGCAGGCCAGACTGACCTGATTTGGGGAGGAGGGACTTGGGAGCGACCTCTAATATAGGCTTCTTCAGCTCCCCTGACAGAAattagaaaattatttattttggattcCCATcaatacacatgtaatataagGTAGAGTAACacttattaaaataaagtatattaaaGATTGCCTTGCAGGATTATTGGTGCTCGTCAAAAATtaacataaatgaaatatacaaaataatgcaTGGAGGTCAAACTTTTTGGTCAAACAATAacgaaaataaaaaagcagtttaattttattacaaGAGAAGCTacagcttttaaaataaaaacactaccaGCTACATAAAGGTAAATaattaatcaaaaataaatgattgcCTTATAGCTTAGAAACTGGACTGTACTGCTAGCAAGTACTACCATCATAGGCCTCTAATACAAGTAAGATTTTATTCACAGcagtaaaacatttaatttcattcattttaatcatGAACAGTTTTATTGCTAACATACATCACAAACAGCATTACTCCTTCTCATACAGAATTTATTAAATGGCCTCCAAAATAATATATGATATTTAAATCttactttatttttctgcttttattcaAGACAAGATAAGcaaaaaacaatccaaaaaagTCTAATAATGAACGGTTAAGTGTTACTCGGCCTTGTTCGATGGCTCAGTTGTGGTTTTTGGAATATAAATTCAGATTCATAGGCTCTAAGGAATATGGTTTTACAGTTCAAATGTATTCAATACGGAGCTAAGAATTTAAAAATGCTCTATTTTAATATAACTAGACAGAGTCTTGAGTCTTATATGACTGGAAAGAATATGAAGGAATCAAAGCTTAGTAAATATATTCAGAAGGTGTAAATGTGCAGCTCTTGAATTTTACTGCTGACATGGGTTTCCAACTTCAAAGAGAGAAATGGTGTAAGAGGTTCCATGCATATGCAATTCTCAAAATGATTACAGTACAAAGCCTCATGGCTGGTATGGACACACCATTTGTGGAAGAGTGTGTTAGCCTGTGCATATATTATCTTACTGCGGCGTACTTTATTACACACAGGACTAGAGATGCTGTGTTTGGTACAGCATTTATTCACagcaaaaaatgcattaattaaAGTTTCTGACAATAGAAATATCATAATTTCCTTTTCACCATATTGGATCTGACACTTACTGTAAGTGCTCTTTAATTGTGctggatattttttaattttaataccaGGTGCATTAATTACCTAAAATTAATTTTAGGTGCATGCATTTAACAGAGTTAATGCTGTGCAGTGGtaaattaatacattataaaatagtttagaatcaccatatactgtatgtatataaaccCCTTGTCTACATAAAACCaaacattctgttgtttttgtgaaTTAGTGACAATgtaatgttcaattcaattaaccATAAATATATAGGGCAGATGGGGAAGGTCCGAACTTCATTTAACAAATGCTTTGGTTTGGTTGGTATTCAACCATTTGGCTTATACTAATGACATCTTTTGCCTAACAAACCATTTAAATTCTTGCTAACTTACATATACCTGTATatgccaatattctattaatttGTTGCCTTTCTTGAAATTGCATAATCATGAGTCAAAAAGGTAACTGCAATAGTTGCTAAAATAAACCCAATGAATCATGTTGCCTCATGCATGCTCAGGAGGAGCAATAGTCAGACAAGTTAATGTCAGGGTTGTTAAGATCTTTTATTCATGCCAAACGGGGGTAGTTGTAAATACTCCATGGCCACACAAAAACCTGGAAACCCTGTATTAAGATTTGCTGTTCACACATTTCAATGAAGGCATGTTGTGCtgtctgaaaataaaatgagctGCTACACTGTATGCTTGATGTACAATGTCAAACAGAACAATGTCGACTTTAAACTGCCTAATAATGGGCtactctgaaataaaaaaacataagagTGATAGCTTCTTGACTCAAATTTGTTGAGGCTATATCCGTAATAGAAAAAGAGACAATAGTAAATGTCTTTCTACACTAAAATCTAGGGTAATGAGGCACTGTTTTTTGTTCAGTTGTCACTGCACATCTTCAGCACATCTCTCACTATTGGATGTTAATGCTATTTAATGTATTGGatgtatttatgttatttaataatcCAGGAACATGTGCTAACCTGTTGGATCTTGGTAGCAGTGAGTAGACTGCCCCATTCTAGCTGAGTGGCTGAGAGGTGAAGATGACCTTTGGCCTGTCATCAGCATCCTGGCTTTGGTTGTAGGTTGTCTTGTGACTGCCCCAAGGCCGAGCTGAGGCCTTAGAGCCCTTGGTGCACCAGCTACTTCATACATACCAAGGTTTGCTCCTCTGCCCACctagaaaagaaaatcaagcaGGATCTTATAAACTGTCAACATATGGAAAACATGTacacaaaaaaatgtgtatacaATTCcagaaatttaataaaaaattgtaaagaTTTTACATGAATTCTCACCTCATGCATAAAGTTGCCTGGGAGCTCACCATGAAAACTTTCTGATTTTCCCACCAATTTATGAGGTAAAGTATGACCTGTTGGTCTGATGCCAGACACCATTAGGCCAGGTGGTGGGTAGTATCCTGATTTCTGCAACTCCTGTCTATACTTGTCATGAAGAATATTGGAGGAGCTCATCACTGGTGAGCCTCTGGATCGTGCAACTTTTGGCTCTTTGTTGGCCGGCATACTAGAATACGGTGAAAGCCTTGAGGGCAGAGTAGACGCTTCATAGGGACTGTCTGTAGAATGGGGCTTTTGTTGAGGACTCTTACGGATGTAAGTGATTATTTTTGGGCGGACATTTTTAGGCCTTTGAGGAGGAGAGGACTTTATAAAATCAGATTCTGATTTAAATGGCTGTTGAGGGGGAATTGGTTTTGGGATTCCACTATTTAAATAGCTTTTACTTGGAAGTTTCAAACTACTAGCAAGCCTCTGTGGAGAACCAGACAGTTCCTGAATTGGAGTTCGTGTGCTTACAGACTTGGCTGGTGAAAGTGTTTGCCGTTTAGGGGAGCTGGTGGATTTAGAAGATGGAGAAGTAGGGGTGCGTGAAGAAGTTCCCATGGGTATTCTCCTTTCCAGGTGAGATGGGCTAGCTTTCTGAATTCTTTCAAAAGATGCCTGTTTCTGGTACAGTCTTGGTTCTGCAACCACACTGTGACTAGGTGCTTCTGTTGAGTCTGGCTTAAAGGACCCTTGAATCATTTCTAAAGTTTCTTCCTTTTGGGATTGTTTAGATTTTACTTCATGACTGGTATTGTGAGGAATCTTGCTGGCCACTGAAAAAGAATGTGTGTCATCTGACCCAAATGTTTTGCAAGATTTTTGCTGAAGTGAAACCATTTGTGGATCTTTATGTTTACATTCTTCCGTAATTGAAGCCGGGTGCTTCTCAGCAGCATCCGCATTGTTCTCATTGGCATTTTCTATTTCATTGTGCTCATTTTTAGCACCTGCAATGGTTGgtttacattcatttatgtCAGTTTTTGACTGGCCTGAGGATTCTTTGCATGTTTTTACACATAGGTATTGAGCTGCTTGGTTTTCTTGTGCTTCCAAATAAGGTTCCTCAAGTAATACATTATTGTTCAGATTGAGATCTACATGAGTTCTTTCAGTGTGTGGAGAACTTCTGCTCTTATCTGAAATTGTCAAACAGGACTGTGAGGCAAGACTGGACATTGTGGAGTAACAAGATACAAATACATCATTATCAGAGCTACACTCAGCCCTAGAAGGGCATGTCTCAATTTCTTTGCTGATGGATTGGTGGGTATCCGTTTGTTGCTCTTTCATTTCTAGTTTTGGGTCTTTTTGAACATCAACCTCAGTTTGAGTGTTAATTTTGGAAACGGTCCCTAGTGTCGGTCCATCATCTTTATTATAACTGTCCTCTGAGTCGACAAGGAAAGCCTCCAGTTCCTGGCATTCCAACATCTCAAACTCTGCCAGCTCAGGATCATCATACTGAGAGTCTGTGCCCCAGATGATGATTTTGTCCTGTTCCTCAGTGTGAGATACAAAAGATGATTGAGTACCAGTGTCCTCCAAAGTTCTACCATCTTTACTTTCAATCTCATTTGCATTGGCATCTCCATCCCATGAATGCTCAGAGcatctgttgttgtttctgaGTTCTCCATGATCGTCCTGAAAGCTGGATCTAACAGATCCACCAAGCTTCTCATTCATGCTCATGTTTCATTAAGAAACCGTGTCTCTAGTTTCTCATGACTGTCACATTAATTTTAGTGTCATTCTTTTGAGACTCTTTTGACATGGCTTCATCTTTACAAACACAATCTGATAATATATTCTTGCTTCTTTTATGAAGAAAAGGTAATTGCTCCACTTTGATTGACGCCACAAGCTGTTGCTTTCAACTGgctaaaaagacaaaagaaaaaacaattacaTGATGTCACAGTGGTTTCACATGCAGACTATACATTATTGTAATACAATGTACAATATCAAAAGGCTGAATTGGTTAAATTATATCATTATGTATTGAATGCccctttacattttttattgattcattttcacaAAACATCTTTAATTAGATATTTGCCCCTTAGGGTGTAGAAAAATATGcttgaatatattttattaagctCATTAGAAACACAATATTGTGTATGTCTGAGAGCCTCATTGCTTGTGTTATGACTTTAACTGTTTCCCTTTTGCAGCAAAAAATACTGGATATTTTTTGCACAGACCGTCTTATTGTCTTCACAGATATTTTGGTAAAACGTATTGTTCAATGGTGATATAAATGCCTCAGAGATGGGAGAGATTTAAGAGTGGTATATAGAGTTTTCAAACTATCATCTTTTCTATCTGATTCAAAGTCAAATCCGGACTCAGACCgacaaaaaaaactgtcatcAGGACATAAAAAATTAGACATAAACAGATTATTCTGTATTGATTTTTCTAAACAGGAAGGATGCTTACTccttaaacactcaaactcTAAACACTAAAACTAAGCTTACAATATGTTCATATGAAAAGACCTCTCTtgattttcatgatttttttaatagataacccacagcatgatgctacAAGTGTGTTAGTACTGCTTTGTTTAGTAAATATACGTCGGTATATGTAGCCCTGAAAACGAGCCTGACATTTCTGTACATCGCAAAAATAATTACTTCCTTCTTTAAGTGCTCGCTGTAAATAGGATTGTCAATACTGTATAATTTTGTGAAATCATTACAGAATTTGTACATTGTTATTTATGAATGCTGGAAAATACAGTAGGCATACAgtaaatgatcaaataaaagCATAGCATAAGCTCTGTTTTCACCCAGCAACACGTCTGGCTCTAAAACCATGCCAGAAGGTTAATCACTGCCTGAGGTAAAGACACACAAATATTTTGAGAAGGTACATTTATTCCCACATGAAACATACGTGTATACTGtactttagttaaaaaaaattaaatgatgtCTTAGAtaagattaagattaaaatTACTCGAAAAGTGTACTGAGATATTTTAGTTAGGCCAGACCACATTAAACCCATTTAAACAGCTttaatgtattgtattgtaccACAAAGTCTAAGTAGATGCTTGAAAAATactaatagtataataatactaaaaagtAATAGTTTTTTGGAATAAATCAATACATGGAAATAAATAAGACCCCAGGGCTACTTTCATTTAGTTGCTATAACTGTATATTTCTGTCCATTGAGCCTCAAATCTAATCAAGTTATAGTCCTGTTGCAGATTACAGGCTTAAAATGCACTGACAGTAAAAATGAAATGGCAGTGTTTAAATTGATTGGTGACATTTTCATGATTTGAGAAAATTCTTTAAACCTTTTACGTTGTGACAAATACCATAGATGCACTGAGCAGATGGTCAGAGTAactgtgccaaaaaaaaagcattcatcCTTCATAGACTTATTCATACATCTCTAAGGTATAGAACATGTACATGTACTattaaaaaactgtaaaaatgtcttctttattAAATGTGAAGAATATAGTGACTGTCAAAGATTATAGTGATTATAGTGTCAGGGTTATTTGAATTATTCACAGTACATCACACTAATATAATCATTTTAACAGTTATGATTTCtaaagtaataaatattcaACCAATGTTAAGCAGAAAAAGACTGTGACAAATTGCCTTGTCAGTTACACATGACAATTCTTGTCCCTGTCCTTGTCACCAGCAGAAAACAAGAAGTATTGCTTGAATAAGAGACCAAAATGTATGCTGTCTGTCTTACTGCACAAGAAATAGAGGTAAAATGATAAATGTAGGCTTACTATTCAAGCCTATTCAGTGGAAAATGGCATAGCAGTGCACAATTATCTGGATTGTGTGACCCTGAATCTGTAGCAAGCCGCTTTGGGTGTACAGTAAGGGTCCCTCCATCTTCCCCAGATATGAACCTgacctactttttttttctaagcttAAAATGTTCTGTTCCTACAGAGCTTCTTGTAGTCTAAAACAATTACAAACAATCTACATAAAGGAGAACATTTCTTGTTCACAGGGTGAATAATT
It encodes the following:
- the mtus2b gene encoding microtubule-associated tumor suppressor candidate 2, translating into MSMNEKLGGSVRSSFQDDHGELRNNNRCSEHSWDGDANANEIESKDGRTLEDTGTQSSFVSHTEEQDKIIIWGTDSQYDDPELAEFEMLECQELEAFLVDSEDSYNKDDGPTLGTVSKINTQTEVDVQKDPKLEMKEQQTDTHQSISKEIETCPSRAECSSDNDVFVSCYSTMSSLASQSCLTISDKSRSSPHTERTHVDLNLNNNVLLEEPYLEAQENQAAQYLCVKTCKESSGQSKTDINECKPTIAGAKNEHNEIENANENNADAAEKHPASITEECKHKDPQMVSLQQKSCKTFGSDDTHSFSVASKIPHNTSHEVKSKQSQKEETLEMIQGSFKPDSTEAPSHSVVAEPRLYQKQASFERIQKASPSHLERRIPMGTSSRTPTSPSSKSTSSPKRQTLSPAKSVSTRTPIQELSGSPQRLASSLKLPSKSYLNSGIPKPIPPQQPFKSESDFIKSSPPQRPKNVRPKIITYIRKSPQQKPHSTDSPYEASTLPSRLSPYSSMPANKEPKVARSRGSPVMSSSNILHDKYRQELQKSGYYPPPGLMVSGIRPTGHTLPHKLVGKSESFHGELPGNFMHEVGRGANLGMYEVAGAPRALRPQLGLGAVTRQPTTKARMLMTGQRSSSPLSHSARMGQSTHCYQDPTGELKKPILEVAPKSLLPKSGQSGLRPPGFSHLPTARLAAFSFIRSASVSSVSSNQSNDSTNSSLGRPPHCQSSENEETLMARASISPGDGGTGRRSSVGSTQSANRRTVVPPPRGSPVAVRKEFQRDGDVAHPALSSPKRFAMISPKPHSPVRQKSCVARLGGRTEGLDAERERLLAVQSLRERCEDQAKQIVALQAQLGKTLLCMDVLAISTQRFCQKNENALVKERELSLELSRIRDEVVVSVGRWERLQGEKAELERNFEQQLRKLKNEQEKELQDLQERLREEQQKEIELLQQQQNSQLEQLNSQHQQQVVEMSESHDGALLEMEATHKATLATLQEEHARTVKNLKMAHEQQKKSLEEEFEKLRLSLQDQVDTLTFQNRSLSDRAKRFEEALRRSTDEQIVEALAPYQHIEEDLKSLKEVLEMKNQQIHEQEIKISELEKLAQKNALLEERVQVLQQRNEDLKARIDLNLAMSRQLSEENANLQEYVEKESNEKKRLSRTNEELLWRLQTGELSPHMSPNQSPLHRPSPGPGSPSQLPPFPR